A DNA window from Hevea brasiliensis isolate MT/VB/25A 57/8 chromosome 2, ASM3005281v1, whole genome shotgun sequence contains the following coding sequences:
- the LOC110644328 gene encoding probably inactive leucine-rich repeat receptor-like protein kinase At5g48380, protein MNNETKILDFHLRIKIAIGVARGLVWLHHNNFLIIHGNLCSSCILLDRNFEPKISNFGGATFFSKSGSKELRLIQSDVYKYGVLLLELILGHDFYMPKETFKERISHPSTTIDTLYRAVDKSLIGRGNDAKIFSLLDIARSCVKPLPDERPTMLQVYKMLMDVKKINNGIEDYSETLTETDTTFTGFSDDNIELEIIEI, encoded by the coding sequence ATGAATAATGAGACTAAGATCTTGGACTTCCATTTAAGGATTAAAATAGCAATTGGGGTAGCTAGAGGCTTGGTATGGCTCCACCATAACAATTTCCTTATAATTCATGGTAATTTATGTTCTAGTTGTATCTTGCTTGATAGAAACTTCGAACCCAAAATATCAAATTTTGGAGGAGCTACGTTCTTTTCCAAAAGTGGATCGAAAGAGTTGCGTTTGATTCAGAGTGATGTCTATAAATATGGTGTTCTTCTCCTCGAGTTAATTCTAGGGCATGATTTTTACATGCCAAAAGAGACTTTCAAAGAACGAATCTCTCATCCTTCCACAACCATTGACACTCTCTATCGTGCCGTTGATAAATCTCTTATTGGTAGAGGAAATGATGCCAAAATATTTAGTCTTCTTGATATTGCACGTAGTTGTGTTAAGCCACTTCCAGATGAAAGACCCACAATGCTGCAAGTCTACAAAATGCTAATGGACGTCAAGAAAATAAATAATGGCATTGAAGATTATTCAGAGACATTGACTGAAACTGATACTACCTTTACTGGTTTTAGCGATGATAATATTGAGCTTGAGATAATAGAGATATAA
- the LOC110644322 gene encoding probably inactive leucine-rich repeat receptor-like protein kinase At5g48380 — MAHCRVFISVSFYAYIWAFLRTSTASSHSTDIYCLKSIEDSVEDPDNLLRSSWNFNNDSDGFICSFTGVQCWHPNENKVVSLSLPKMKLKGRFPRGIENCTSLTGLDLSGNEFHGPIPLDIGKRMPYVTRLDLSFNKFSGEIPSSIANCSYLNDLNLENNELTGRIPQQIGQLDRIKTFSVANNRLSGQVPNFAKGSIPAENYANNMGLCGGPLEECTKPRKINWKVIGYTLSAASVMVVLACCVPWVRVGEKKKRRITAAEIIILMIGRKNKKREDELEDGFAMIEVQQETEISRLEKFVTRMNYIDLSYATQNFSQHNIIGHGQMGTMYKATLPNGWCLAVKRLHDSQQFEEQFISELKTLARFRHDNLIPILGFAIELKERLLVYKYVSNGNLFDWLHSAEDKKKILEWPLRMKIAVGLARGLAWLHHRNRFRLAHLNINSKSVLLDKNFEPKLSNFGRARISSPIETELWESSFLKEDVYNFGIVILELIKGKQLTSSDSSERSLEEYTSNISTSSASSLYDAIDTCLIGKGHDDEIFQLFRIACNCVEHLPERRKNMLEVYEMIKDVRETQVLS; from the exons ATGGCCCATTGCAGAGTATTTATTTCGGTTTCTTTCTACGCTTATATATGGGCATTTCTGCGTACTTCTACAGCTAGTTCACATTCCACTGATATTTATTGCTTAAAATCGATTGAAGATTCTGTGGAAGACCCTGACAATTTGTTAAGATCTTCCTGGAACTTCAATAACGATTCAGATGGCTTCATATGCTCCTTTACAGGAGTTCAGTGCTGGCATCCTAACGAGAATAAAGTCGTCAGCCTCTCACTACCTAAAATGAAGCTGAAGGGCCGGTTCCCTCGAGGGATTGAGAACTGTACCAGTTTAACAGGCTTGGACCTTTCAGGTAATGAGTTCCATGGACCGATTCCATTAGACATCGGGAAAAGGATGCCATATGTAACAAGACTAGATCTATCCTTCAACAAATTTTCTGGTGAAATCCCATCAAGTATTGCAAATTGCTCTTATCTAAATGATCTCAATCTTGAGAACAACGAATTAACTGGCCGTATCCCACAACAAATTGGCCAGCTTGATCGGATTAAGACCTTCAGTGTTGCAAACAATCGATTATCAGGGCAAGTGCCAAACTTTGCGAAGGGCAGTATCCCAGCTGAAAACTATGCTAATAACATGGGACTCTGTGGAGGGCCTTTGGAAGAATGCACAAAGCCAAGGAAAATCAACTGGAAAGTGATTGGTTATACTCTTTCTGCGGCTTCAGTGATGGTTGTACTAGCTTGTTGCGTTCCTTGGGTGCGTGTGGgggagaagaagaaaaggaggaTCACCGCAGCGGAAATTATCATACTGATGATAGGAAGGAAGAACAAGAAAAGAGAGGATGAGCTTGAGGATGGTTTTGCAATGATAGAGGTCCAACAAGAAACAGAG ATTTCGAGGTTGGAGAAATTTGTTACAAGAATGAATTATATAGATCTTAGCTATGCTACCCAAAATTTCAGTCAACACAATATCATTGGACACGGACAAATGGGGACAATGTATAAGGCAACCCTTCCAAATGGTTGGTGCCTCGCAGTGAAAAGGTTGCATGACTCTCAACAATTTGAAGAACAGTTCATATCTGAATTGAAGACATTAGCCAGATTCAGACACGATAATTTAATTCCAATATTGGGATTTGCCATAGAGTTGAAGGAAAGGCTTCTGGTGTACAAATATGTCTCCAATGGAAATCTTTTCGATTGGTTGCATTCAGCAGAAGACAAGAAGAAGATTCTTGAATGGCCTCTGAGGATGAAAATTGCTGTTGGATTAGCAAGAGGCTTGGCATGGCTTCACCATCGAAACAGATTCCGCTTGGCACATCTCAACATAAACTCAAAGTCTGTTTTACTTGACAAGAATTTTGAACCTAAGTTATCAAATTTTGGAAGGGCAAGGATAAGTTCACCTATAGAAACTGAACTCTGGGAATCGAGTTTTCTGAAAGAAGATGTCTACAACTTCGGAATTGTGATTCTTGAGCTGATCAAAGGTAAACAGCTTACTTCGTCAGACAGTTCTGAAAGGAGCTTGGAGGAATATACAAGTAATATCTCTACCAGCTCTGCTTCTTCTCTGTATGATGCTATTGATACGTGTTTGATAGGGAAAGGACATGATGATGAGATTTTCCAGCTCTTTAGAATTGCTTGTAATTGTGTTGAACACTTGCCAGAGCGAAGGAAAAACATGCTTGAAGTGTACGAAATGATTAAAGACGTCAGAGAGACACAAGTCCTCTCATAA